One window of the Triticum dicoccoides isolate Atlit2015 ecotype Zavitan chromosome 3B, WEW_v2.0, whole genome shotgun sequence genome contains the following:
- the LOC119276332 gene encoding cytochrome P450 72A14-like: MEVDVAATTLGVGGDVSSPSSLSLLCGLSALLVLLWAVSRAAETCWLRPRRLSRALRAQGLGGTAYRFPAGDLADNGRLNEEARSKPMPPCHDIVPRVAPHLLNIVKEHGNVCITWFGPVLRMVIAEPKLVREILSDKSGHFEKFTNKRLGKLIALGLASYDGEKWAMHRRILNPAFHLEKLKSMLPAFSTCCTELISSWESKLAGSDGSHEIDIWEDFQNLTGDVISRTSFGSSFMEGRRIFQLQAEQAERIIKAFQYMYIPGYLFFPTENNKRMKQINREIEGLLRGIIEKRERAMENDGLSSGNDLLGLMLQSNKESGTSRMRMSTEDVIEECKLFYFAGMETTSVLLTWTLVVLGMHPEWQDRAREEVLSVFGKDKPNFDGLGRLKTVTMILYEVLRLYPPAVTLNRKTSRQMQIGGITYPAGVLLELPIIMVHHNPDVWGKDVLEFKPERFAEGISKATKDQPVFFPFGWGPRICIGQNFAMLEAKMALSMILQRFEFQLSPSYTHAPYTVITLHPQHGAQIILKSL; the protein is encoded by the exons ATGGAGGTCGACGTAGCAGCAACTACACTGGGAGTCGGAGGTGATGTGTCTTCTCCTTCATCGCTGAGCCTGCTCTGTGGTCTCTCTGCGCTGCTCGTCCTCCTGTGGGCGGTCTCCCGGGCCGCCGAGACATGCTGGCTGAGGCCACGGCGGCTCAGCCGGGCGCTCAGGGCGCAGGGCCTGGGCGGCACGGCGTACCGCTTTCCCGCCGGGGACCTCGCGGACAACGGCCGGCTCAACGAGGAGGCTCGGTCCAAGCCCATGCCGCCGTGCCACGACATTGTGCCCCGTGTGGCGCCACACCTCCTCAACATCGTCAAGGAGCACG GCAACGTTTGCATCACCTGGTTTGGACCAGTCCTAAGGATGGTCATAGCAGAGCCAAAGCTAGTGAGAGAGATCCTATCAGACAAGTCGGGCCATTTCGAAAAATTCACCAACAAACGTCTGGGAAAACTGATAGCCCTTGGGCTTGCGAGCTACGACGGTGAGAAATGGGCGATGCACAGGAGGATCTTGAACCCCGCTTTCCATCTCGAAAAGCTCAAG AGCATGTTGCCGGCTTTCTCGACATGCTGCACCGAGTTGATAAGCAGCTGGGAAAGTAAACTAGCCGGTTCTGATGGATCACATGAAATAGACATATGGGAGGATTTCCAGAACCTCACCGGAGACGTGATCTCTCGCACGTCGTTCGGTAGCAGCTTCATGGAAGGGCGAAGGATCTTCCAGCTTCAGGCAGAGCAAGCAGAGCGAATTATCAAGGCCTTCCAGTATATGTACATCCCAGGCTACCT CTTTTTTCCAACCGAAAACAACAAGAGGATGAAGCAGATCAACCGAGAGATTGAAGGGCTCCTGAGAGGCATCATCGAGAAGCGGGAGCGCGCGATGGAGAACGATGGGCTTAGTAGCGGCAACGACTTGCTTGGCCTGATGCTGCAGTCAAACAAGGAGAGCGGGACGTCAAGGATGAGGATGAGCACCGAGGATGTGATCGAGGAGTGCAAGCTCTTCTACTTCGCGGGGATGGAGACCACGTCCGTGCTGCTCACCTGGACGCTGGTCGTCCTGGGAATGCACCCCGAGTGGCAGGATCGGGCCAGGGAAGAAGTCCTCAGCGTCTTCGGCAAGGACAAGCCCAACTTCGACGGCCTGGGTCGACTCAAAACG GTGACCATGATACTGTATGAAGTGCTCAGGCTGTACCCACCGGCGGTCACGCTGAACCGGAAGACATCCAGACAGATGCAGATTGGAGGCATCACCTACCCTGCGggcgtgctgctggagctgccaaTAATCATGGTTCACCACAACCCGGATGTATGGGGGAAGGACGTGCTGGAGTTCAAGCCGGAGAGGTTTGCGGAGGGGATTTCCAAGGCAACTAAGGACCAGCCGGTCTTCTTCCCGTTCGGCTGGGGCCCGAGGATTTGCATCGGCCAGAACTTCGCGATGCTGGAAGCCAAGATGGCCCTGAGCATGATCCTTCAGCGTTTCGAGTTCCAGCTCTCACCTTCCTACACGCATGCGCCGTATACAGTCATCACACTGCATCCTCAGCATGGAGCGCAGATTATACTCAAGAGTCTCTGA
- the LOC119276333 gene encoding cytochrome P450 72A15-like, whose amino-acid sequence MLFERGMVVLGGVTPASLPWGFLVCGLLCLALLRQAGKLLDMLWLRPRRLERELRAQGLRGTPYRFPVGDLKEYGRVHKAAWARPLPLGCHDISAHVAPFLYNAVQEHGRTCFSWVGPIPKVTISDPDLAKDVMSNKFGHFEKTKLPALSKLLAEGLASIDGDKWAKHRRILNPAFQLEKVKRMLPAFSSCCEDLVSRWRESLGSNGSCELDVWPELKNLTGDVISRTAFSSSYLEGRKIFQLQEEQAERLITNIRALLIPAYLSLPTKNNRRMHQINKEIESILKNLVGKRIQAMKQGESTKDDLLGLLLESNMRQTDEHGRSSQGMTIEDVIEECKLFYFAGMETTSVLLTWTMILLSMHPEWQDRAREEIMGLFGRNKPEYEGLSRLKTVTMILYEVLRLYPPATLFSRKTYKEMEIGGITYPAGVMVELPVMFIHHDQHIWGSEVHEFKPDRFAGGVSKASNDSGAFLPFGWGPRICIGQNFALLEAKMAMCMIIQSFEFELAPSYSHAPYTVITLQPMHGAQINLRAI is encoded by the exons ATGCTCTTTGAGAGAGGCATGGTGGTTCTTGGAGGAGTGACGCCGGCCTCGTTGCCATGGGGCTTCCTGGTGTGCGGCCTCCTGTGCCTCGCGCTTCTGCGCCAGGCCGGCAAGCTGCTAGACATGCTGTGGCTGCGGCCGCGGCGGCTGGAGCGCGAGCTCAGAGCGCAGGGCCTCCGCGGCACGCCCTACCGCTTCCCCGTCGGCGACCTCAAGGAGTACGGCCGGGTGCACAAGGCGGCCTGGGCGAGGCCCTTGCCGCTGGGGTGCCACGACATCTCCGCCCATGTCGCGCCTTTCCTCTACAACGCCGTTCAGGAACACGGGAGGACGTGCTTCTCTTGGGTCGGCCCGATCCCCAAGGTCACCATCAGCGACCCCGACCTCGCCAAAGACGTCATGTCCAACAAGTTCGGCCACTTCGAGAAGACCAAGCTTCCGGCGCTGTCCAAGCTGCTCGCCGAAGGCCTCGCCAGCATCGACGGCGACAAGTGGGCCAAGCATAGGCGCATCCTCAACCCCGCGTTCCAGCTCGAGAAAGTCAAG CGCATGCTGCCGGCGTTTTCTTCATGCTGCGAAGACCTTGTTAGCAGATGGAGGGAATCCCTAGGCTCCAACGGGTCATGCGAGCTGGACGTTTGGCCGGAGCTCAAGAACCTGACGGGGGATGTTATTTCTCGCACCGCATTCAGCAGCAGCTACCTCGAGGGGAGGAAGATCTTTCAGCTACAGGAGGAGCAAGCTGAGCGCCTCATAACAAACATTCGGGCGCTTCTCATTCCCGCCTACTT GTCCTTGCCAACCAAAAACAACAGAAGGATGCATCAAATCAACAAGGAGATCGAATCGATTCTGAAAAATctggttggcaaaagaatccaaGCAATGAAACAAGGCGAGAGCACCAAGGACGACTTGCTTGGCTTATTGCTAGAGTCAAACATGAGACAGACTGACGAGCATGGCCGATCCAGCCAGGGGATGACAATTGAAGACGTCATCGAGGAATGCAAGCTGTTCTATTTTGCAGGAATGGAGACGACGTCGGTGCTGCTCACGTGGACCATGATCCTACTCAGCATGCACCCGGAGTGGCAAGACCGTGCGAGGGAGGAGATCATGGGTCTATTTGGAAGAAACAAACCGGAATATGAAGGACTAAGCCGACTCAAAACG GTGACCATGATCCTTTATGAAGTTCTCAGGCTGTACCCACCGGCAACCTTATTCAGCCGAAAAacttacaaggagatggagattggagGCATAACATACCCTGCTGGCGTCATGGTTGAGCTCCCCGTGATGTTCATCCATCATGACCAGCACATTTGGGGCAGCGAAGTCCATGAGTTCAAGCCAGACAGGTTCGCCGGTGGGGTCTCCAAGGCATCCAATGATTCAGGTGCCTTTCTCCCTTTCGGTTGGGGCCCACGGATCTGCATCGGCCAGAACTTCGCACTTCTTGAAGCCAAGATGGCAATGTGCATGATCATTCAAAGCTTTGAGTTCGAACTCGCGCCGTCGTATAGTCATGCGCCATATACTGTGATAACATTGCAACCAATGCATGGTGCACAGATAAATCTTAGAGCTATTTGA
- the LOC119276334 gene encoding cytochrome P450 72A15-like, producing the protein MGSPASFPRELLYVVAGAAIAWCAVRALEWAWWRPRRLDRALRSQGLRGTPYRSVAGDAPLAERLDEEARSRSMPLGCHDVVPRAMPLFHQTMKEHGKMSITWFGPSPRVTITKPALVREVLSNKSGDFEKLKLGRLQRMLHNGIGSHEGEKWAKHRRIINPAFHLEKLKRMLPAFAACCTDLVHRWEGLAAGDAACEVDVWPDMQNLTGDVISRAAFGSSYLEGRRIFQLQGEQIELAVLAMNKIHIPGYLFFPTKANRRMRQIAAEIERILKGIIAKRENALRAGQATSDDLLGLLLESNMAHTRAGGNSKAGITTDDVIGECKLFYFAGMETTSVLLTWTMIVLCMHPEWQDRAREEVLHVFGDRTPDYDGLSRMRIVTMVLYEVLRLYTPLTALQRRTYKPTELGGVRYPAGVVLMLPLLSVHHDKEVWGADAHEFRPERFSEGVAKASVDAPAFFPFGWGPRICVGQSFALLEAKMGLAMILQRFSFDLSPSYTHAPFTVGLLQPEHGAQVRLKRLH; encoded by the exons ATGGGATCGCCGGCTTCTTTTCCACGGGAGCTGCTGTACGTGGTCGCGGGCGCGGCCATCGCCTGGTGCGCCGTGCGGGCGCTGGAGTGGGCGTGGTGGAGGCCCCGGCGCCTGGACCGCGCGCTGCGGTCGCAGGGCCTCCGCGGCACGCCGTACCGCTCCGTGGCCGGTGACGCGCCGCTGGCCGAGAGGCTCGACGAGGAGGCGAGGTCCCGGTCCATGCCGCTGGGCTGCCACGACGTCGTGCCCCGTGCCATGCCGCTGTTCCACCAGACCATGAAGGAGCACG GTAAAATGTCTATCACTTGGTTTGGACCATCACCTAGAGTGACCATTACCAAGCCCGCACTGGTGCGAGAAGTACTGTCCAACAAGTCCGGCGACTTTGAGAAGCTCAAGTTGGGCCGACTTCAGAGGATGTTGCACAATGGCATTGGTAGCCACGAGGGCGAGAAATGGGCCAAGCACAGGAGGATCATCAACCCTGCCTTCCATCTCGAGAAGCTCAAG CGCATGCTGCCAGCTTTCGCTGCATGTTGCACGGACCTGGTGCACAGGTGGGAAGGCCTAGCCGCAGGTGATGCGGCATGCGAGGTAGATGTGTGGCCCGACATGCAGAACCTGACAGGGGATGTCATCTCTCGCGCCGCCTTCGGCAGCAGCTACCTCGAGGGCCGGAGGATTTTCCAGCTTCAGGGGGAGCAGATCGAGCTCGCCGTGCTCGCCATGAACAAGATACATATCCCTGGTTATCT GTTCTTCCCAACAAAAGCCAACCGAAGGATGAGACAGATCGCTGCCGAGATCGAGAGGATCCTCAAGGGCATCATCGCGAAAAGGGAGAACGCCTTGAGGGCCGGCCAAGCCACGAGCGACGATCTTCTCGGGCTGCTGCTGGAGTCCAACATGGCACACACCAGGGCGGGCGGCAATTCCAAGGCCGGCATCACAACCGACGACGTAATCGGAGAGTGCAAGCTATTCTACTTCGCCGGCATGGAGACCACGTCGGTGCTGCTCACATGGACGATGATCGTCCTCTGCATGCACCCGGAGTGGCAGGACCGTGCCAGGGAGGAGGTCCTGCATGTCTTCGGCGACCGCACGCCGGATTACGACGGGTTAAGTCGCATGAGAATTGTGACCATGGTGCTCTACGAGGTGCTGCGGCTATACACGCCACTGACGGCGCTCCAGCGCAGGACATACAAGCCGACGGAGCTCGGCGGCGTCAGGTACCCGGCGGGCGTGGTGCTTATGCTGCCGTTGTTGAGCGTCCACCACGACAAGGAGGTTTGGGGCGCGGACGCCCATGAGTTCAGGCCGGAGAGGTTCTCCGAGGGGGTCGCCAAGGCGTCCGTCGACGCGCCGGCCTTCTTCCCGTTCGGCTGGGGCCCGCGGATCTGTGTCGGCCAGAGCTTCGCGCTGCTCGAGGCTAAAATGGGGCTCGCCATGATCCTGCAGCGCTTCTCCTTCGACCTCTCGCCGTCCTACACACACGCGCCCTTCACCGTTGGCCTGCTGCAGCCTGAGCACGGCGCGCAGGTCAGGCTCAAGAGGCTTCACTGA